In Rhodoligotrophos appendicifer, the following are encoded in one genomic region:
- a CDS encoding AAA family ATPase, whose product MIPTPSSVDETLTLLQQNGYIADRALATVLFLSLKMGRPLFLEGEAGVGKTEIAKVLAASLNRRLIRLQCYEGLDIASAVYEWNYPAQMIEIRLAEASGTLDRERLGADIFAERFLIRRPLLQALELAAGAPPVLLVDELDRTDEAFEAFLLEILSDYQISIPELGTIRAEHPPIVIITSNRTREVHDALKRRCLYHWVGYPSAERELEIVRARASGASAALSAEVVAFVQALRSEDLFKRPGIAETIDWISALDALDRISLDPTTINETLGVLLKYQDDIARMEGSEAHRLLAEVQAEIAARARL is encoded by the coding sequence ATGATTCCAACTCCCTCATCCGTTGACGAGACCCTCACCTTACTTCAGCAAAACGGTTACATCGCTGATCGTGCTCTGGCGACGGTCCTCTTTCTGTCTCTCAAGATGGGGCGCCCTTTGTTTCTTGAGGGCGAAGCAGGCGTCGGCAAGACGGAGATTGCCAAGGTCCTGGCTGCGAGCCTGAACCGCAGGTTGATCCGTTTGCAATGCTATGAGGGGCTCGATATCGCCTCGGCGGTCTATGAATGGAACTATCCTGCGCAGATGATCGAGATCCGCTTGGCTGAGGCCTCGGGCACCCTCGATCGCGAGCGTTTGGGCGCCGACATCTTTGCTGAACGTTTCCTTATCCGCCGGCCCCTTTTGCAGGCGCTGGAGCTGGCTGCCGGAGCACCTCCAGTGCTGCTCGTCGACGAACTCGACCGCACCGATGAGGCCTTTGAAGCCTTTCTTCTCGAAATCCTGTCGGACTATCAGATCAGCATTCCGGAGCTTGGTACGATCAGAGCGGAACACCCTCCGATCGTCATCATCACCTCAAACCGAACGCGTGAGGTTCACGATGCGCTCAAGCGGCGCTGCCTCTACCATTGGGTCGGCTATCCCAGCGCCGAGCGCGAGTTGGAGATTGTACGGGCTCGCGCGTCAGGAGCGTCGGCAGCCTTGTCTGCCGAAGTTGTAGCCTTCGTTCAGGCCCTCAGGTCCGAGGACCTCTTCAAGCGGCCGGGAATTGCTGAGACGATCGATTGGATCTCCGCTCTCGACGCGCTCGATCGGATTTCTTTGGATCCCACCACGATCAATGAGACCCTGGGCGTTCTGCTGAAATATCAGGACGACATCGCCCGCATGGAGGGCTCAGAAGCGCACCGCCTACTGGCGGAAGTGCAGGCGGAAATTGCTGCAAGGGCTCGTCTGTGA
- a CDS encoding vWA domain-containing protein, whose amino-acid sequence MALLLQQIARKASPEKRQAAARRLADAMFDEDHTYAARQDGRELELDASFSASIQETLRRKDFEQMSAAEQDQARAAIAVMRLNRVSRPTRRFSKSHGGAKLDPRKTMRNTMRSGGQVVQLAWRDRVTRLPPLVVLCDISGSMSGYSRIVLHFLHALMSDRNRVHVFLFGTRLTNITKELQRRDVDEALDRVSGAVADWSGGTRIGAALHEFNFHWARRVLGQSAHILIITDGLEREDASLMETEMSRLRRQAKRIIWLNPLLRFDRFEARASGIRAMLPYVDEFRPAHNLLSLEQLAEALFTGTGAEHDPRRWLRGT is encoded by the coding sequence ATGGCTTTGCTGCTGCAGCAAATCGCCCGGAAGGCATCCCCGGAAAAAAGGCAGGCTGCGGCCCGACGGCTTGCGGATGCTATGTTTGATGAAGACCACACGTATGCCGCCAGGCAGGATGGCCGCGAGTTGGAACTGGATGCAAGTTTCTCGGCCTCCATTCAGGAAACTCTCCGTCGTAAGGATTTCGAACAAATGTCAGCCGCGGAGCAAGATCAGGCCCGGGCTGCGATTGCAGTGATGCGACTGAATCGGGTATCCCGACCAACCCGCCGTTTTTCCAAAAGTCACGGGGGAGCCAAGCTGGATCCTCGCAAGACGATGCGCAACACCATGCGTTCGGGCGGTCAGGTTGTGCAACTGGCCTGGCGGGATCGTGTCACACGACTGCCTCCTCTGGTGGTCCTCTGCGATATCTCCGGCTCGATGTCGGGATACAGCCGCATAGTATTGCATTTCCTGCATGCCCTCATGTCTGACCGCAACAGGGTTCATGTCTTCCTTTTCGGCACAAGGCTCACCAATATTACCAAAGAGTTGCAACGACGTGATGTGGATGAAGCCCTGGATCGAGTTTCCGGGGCAGTTGCTGACTGGTCTGGTGGTACGCGGATCGGTGCTGCGCTGCACGAGTTCAATTTTCATTGGGCTCGACGCGTGTTGGGGCAGAGCGCCCATATATTGATCATCACTGACGGACTCGAGCGTGAGGACGCGAGTTTGATGGAAACGGAGATGTCGCGTCTGAGACGACAGGCAAAACGCATCATCTGGCTCAATCCGCTGCTGCGCTTCGACCGCTTCGAAGCCCGAGCCAGCGGAATTCGGGCTATGTTGCCTTACGTCGATGAGTTCCGACCGGCGCACAACCTGCTAAGTCTGGAGCAGTTGGCCGAGGCGCTTTTCACCGGGACGGGAGCAGAGCATGATCCGCGGCGCTGGCTTAGAGGCACATGA
- a CDS encoding XdhC family protein: MPGSQILNDAVRWAGEGRRIAMATVIETWGSAPQPVGSQLIVDAEGNFLGSVSGGCVEGAVITEALEVIEDGSFKILEFGVTDDTAWKVGLACGGRIRISIEALKDT, from the coding sequence ATGCCGGGATCTCAAATCTTGAACGATGCCGTCCGTTGGGCAGGCGAGGGGCGGAGAATTGCTATGGCCACCGTCATTGAGACATGGGGTTCAGCCCCACAACCTGTCGGCAGCCAATTGATTGTCGATGCCGAGGGAAACTTTCTTGGCTCGGTCTCTGGAGGTTGCGTCGAGGGTGCGGTCATTACCGAGGCGCTAGAGGTCATCGAAGATGGATCCTTCAAAATCCTCGAATTCGGCGTGACCGATGACACCGCTTGGAAAGTTGGGTTGGCATGCGGGGGACGAATCCGGATCTCGATTGAAGCTCTCAAGGACACCTGA
- a CDS encoding XdhC family protein, with translation MERSTLTGILDAVSQRRAVALITYLSSGCQELIGRSEIETHPLGGELDYAFRYDKSSVVAGAKTEIFINVYNPPLRLIIIGAVHISQSVIPMAQALGYDVTVIDPRGAFATEMRFPDVDLRPEWPDEVLPQIGFDPRTALIALTHDPKIDDPALIAGLRSDCFYVGALGSKRTHAGRLDRLRSADFSDHQLDLIHAPIGLDIGARGAPEIAVSIMAEITKALRLGRQQT, from the coding sequence ATGGAAAGGTCCACGCTGACGGGCATACTTGACGCTGTCTCCCAAAGGCGAGCCGTCGCTCTGATCACCTATCTGTCTTCCGGGTGCCAGGAGCTGATCGGCCGTAGTGAGATTGAAACCCATCCATTGGGTGGCGAGCTCGATTATGCCTTCCGTTACGACAAGTCGAGCGTGGTTGCGGGTGCTAAGACCGAGATTTTTATCAATGTCTACAATCCACCCCTAAGGCTCATCATCATCGGTGCTGTGCATATTTCGCAAAGCGTGATTCCGATGGCCCAGGCCCTGGGTTACGACGTCACGGTCATCGATCCTCGGGGTGCTTTCGCGACCGAGATGCGCTTTCCCGATGTCGATCTACGGCCTGAATGGCCTGACGAGGTGCTGCCGCAGATTGGTTTTGATCCTCGTACTGCTTTGATTGCGCTGACGCACGATCCGAAGATTGACGATCCAGCACTGATCGCCGGCCTAAGAAGTGATTGTTTTTACGTTGGGGCTTTGGGTTCAAAAAGAACCCACGCAGGGCGTCTCGATCGTTTGAGGTCAGCCGACTTCTCCGATCATCAGTTGGATCTCATTCACGCCCCGATTGGCCTTGACATTGGAGCCCGCGGTGCACCGGAAATCGCAGTCTCGATCATGGCGGAGATTACGAAGGCGCTTCGTTTGGGACGCCAACAGACATGA